A genomic segment from Melanotaenia boesemani isolate fMelBoe1 chromosome 9, fMelBoe1.pri, whole genome shotgun sequence encodes:
- the LOC121646712 gene encoding GTPase IMAP family member 8-like has product MIMAPSLTVVLLGHTGVGKSASGNTILGKPAFKSENYFDSVTTEISKESGKLFGQEIIVIDTPGILDSLELTKEIEAICQSLTTEDKPRMFLVVVQIGRFTDEAKKAVEESIRVIGNEELKNSYILFTNGDSLNNKTLDDFINRRPNGPLVQLVNKFAGKHQFNNKNGGQEQVRELLKKSGHFNLNDDSMAVRRIILLGCPGDGKSASGNTILGSNHFVSASNFTAVTTESASQSAPVDGRNVTVVDTPGFSQKVLTPTKLYKEIVKSIQKADPGPHVFVIVVRIGRISEANIKLFEMLPELFGKNCVKYTMILFTYGDLLNGQSISDLIKTEESIRKLVQMCDNRYCVFDNSQKANRQQVEYFLKKVDVMVTANADKDCFTAQMFHDVQGKGMTRHSMWNTFVEWFNWLLEWLDRCRQRMLEKLAELCTCQIKCCYAAQGTVLKTYL; this is encoded by the exons atgATCATGGCTCCATCTCTCACTGTAGTACTTCTGGGTCATACAGGAGTGGGTAAAAGTGCTTCAGGAAATACCATTTTAGGAAAACCAGCTTTTAAGTCTGAAAACTACTTTGACTCTGTCACAACTGAGATCTCCAAGGAATCAGGAAAATTGTTTGGGCAAGAAATCATTGTGATTGACACTCCAGGTATATTAGATTCACTTGAATTAACAAAAGAGATAGAAGCCATCTGTCAGAGTCTGACAACAGAAGACAAGCCTCGGATGTTCCTAGTGGTGGTTCAGATTGGTCGATTCACTGATGAGGCGAAAAAAGCAGTTGAAGAATCAATCAGAGTAATTGGAAACGAGGAACTGAAAAACAGCTACATCCTCTTTACAAATGGAGATTCCCTTAATAACAAGACACTGGATGATTTCATAAACCGGCGACCAAACGGTCCACTTGTGCAACTTGTCAATAAGTTTGCAGGGAAACATCagttcaacaataaaaatggaGGACAGGAGCAAGTCCGAGAGCTTCTGAAGAAGTCAGGACACTTCAACTTGA ATGATGATTCCATGGCAGTGAGGAGGATCATCTTACTTGGTTGCCCAGGAGATGGTAAAAGTGCATCAGGAAACACCATCCTTGGATCTAATCATTTCGTTTCAGCTAGTAACTTTACAGCGGTCACTACAGAAAGTGCATCTCAATCAGCCCCAGTGGATGGCCGTAATGTCACAGTGGTCGACACTCCAGGGTTTAGTCAGAAGGTTCTGACTCCCACCAAGCTGTATAAAGAGATAGTGAAGTCAATACAGAAGGCAGATCCAGGTCCACATGTCTTTGTTATTGTAGTTAGAATAGGCCGAATCTCTGAAGCAAACATTAAACTCTTTGAAATGCTGCCAGAGCTCTTTGGTAAGAACTGTGTCAAGTACACAATGATCCTCTTTACATATGGAGATCTGTTGAACGGTCAATCGATTTCTGATTTGATCAAGACTGAAGAGTCTATAAGAAAACTGGTCCAAATGTGTGATAATAGATACTGTGTGTTTGACAACTCACAGAAAGCAAACAGACAGCAGGTTGAATACTTTCTGAAAAAAGTTGATGTGATGGTTACAGCCAATGCAGACAAAGATTGCTTTACTGCTCAGATGTTTCATGATGTTCAGGGAAAAGGAATGACACGTCACTCAATGTGGAATACATTTGTAGAATGGTTTAATTGGCTGCTTGAGTGGTTGGATCGTTGCCGTCAGAGGATGCTTGAGAAACTGGCAGAACTGTGCACTTGTCAAATAAAATGCTGTTATGCAGCTCAGGGAACTGTACTGAAGACTTATTTGTAA